The Chelonia mydas isolate rCheMyd1 chromosome 3, rCheMyd1.pri.v2, whole genome shotgun sequence genome includes a region encoding these proteins:
- the PROX1 gene encoding prospero homeobox protein 1 isoform X3 produces the protein MPDHDSTALLSRQTKRRRVDIGVKRTVGTASAFFAKARATFFSAMNPQGSEQDVEYSVVQHADGEKSNVLRKLLKRANSYEDAMMPFPGATIISQLLKNNMNKNGGTEPSFQASGLSSTGSEVHQEDVCSNSSRDSPQECLSPFGRPAMSQFDMDRLCDEHLRAKRARVENIIRGMSHSPSVALRGNENEREMAPQSVSPRESYRENKRKQKLPQQQQQSFQQLVSARKEQKREERRQLKQQLEDMQKQLRQLQEKFYQIYDSTDSENDEDGNLSEDSMRSEIMDARARDSLGRSDNEMCELDPGQFIDRARALIREQEIAENKPKREGPKEKEHRPNSFHPEGKHLAETLKQELNTAMSQVVDTVVKVFSSKPSRQLPQVFPPLQIPQARFAVNGENHNFHTTNQRLQCFGDVIIPNPLDTFSNVQMPNSTDQTEALPLVVRKNSSDQSASAPPPGGHHASLHQSPLSATTGFTTSSFRHPFPLPLMAYPFQNPLGAPSASFPGKDRASPESLDLTRETTSLRTKMSSHHMNHHPCSPAHPPSTAEGLSLSLIKSECGDLQDMSEISPYSGSAMQEGLSPNHLKKAKLMFFYTRYPSSNMLKTYFSDVKFNRCITSQLIKWFSNFREFYYIQMEKYARQAINDGVTSTEELSITRDCELYRALNMHYNKANDFEQVPERFLEVAQITLREFFNAIIAGKDVDPSWKKAIYKVICKLDSEVPEIFKSPNCLQELLHE, from the exons ATGCCTGACCATGACAGCACAGCCCTCTTAAGCAGGCAAACCAAGAGAAGAAGAGTTGATATTGGAGTGAAAAGGACGGTAGGGACAGCATCTGCATTTTTTGCAAAGGCAAGAGCAACATTTTTTAGTGCCATGAATCCCCAAGGTTCAGAGCAGGATGTTGAGTATTCAGTGGTGCAGCATGCAGATGGGGAAAAGTCAAATGTACTCCGCAAGCTGCTGAAGAGGGCGAACTCGTATGAAGATGCCATGATGCCTTTTCCAGGAGCAACCATAATTTCCCAGCTGTTGAAAAATAACATGAACAAAAATGGTGGCACAGAGCCCAGTTTCCAAGCCAGCGGTCTCTCTAGTACAGGCTCAGAAGTACATCAGGAGGATGTATGCAGCAACTCTTCAAGAGACAGCCCCCAAGAGTGTCTTTCCCCTTTTGGCAGGCCTGCTATGAGCCAGTTTGATATGGATCGGTTATGTGACGAGCACCTGAGAGCTAAGCGCGCCCGGGTTGAGAATATAATTCGGGGTATGAGCCATTCCCCCAGTGTGGCATTAAGgggcaatgaaaatgaaagaGAGATGGCTCCGCAGTCTGTAAGTCCCCGAGAAAGCTACAGAGAAAACAAACGCAAGCAAAAGCTGCCTCAACAGCAGCAACAGAGTTTCCAGCAGCTGGTTTCAGCTCGAAAAGAACAGAAGCGAGAGGAGCGCAGACAGCTGAAACAGCAGCTGGAGGACATGCAGAAACAGCTGCGCCAGCTGCAGGAAAAGTTCTACCAAATCTATGACAGCACTGATTCCGAAAATGATGAAGATGGTAACCTGTCTGAAGACAGCATGCGTTCAGAAATCATGGATGCTAGAGCAAGGGATTCTCTTGGCAGGTCAGATAATGAAATGTGTGAGTTAGACCCAGGGCAGTTCATTGATCGTGCAAGAGCCCTGATCAGGGAACAAGAAATAGCCGAAAATAAGCCTAAAAGAGAAGGTCCTAAGGAAAAAGAGCACAGGCCAAACTCTTTCCATCCAGAAGGCAAACATTTGGCTGAGACCTTGAAACAGGAACTGAACACTGCCATGTCACAAGTTGTGGACACAGTGGTTAAAGTTTTCTCATCCAAGCCCTCCCGCCAGCTTCCTCAGGTCTTTCCGCCTCTTCAAATCCCACAAGCAAGATTTGCAGTTAATGGGGAAAACCACAACTTCCATACCACAAACCAGCGCCTGCAGTGCTTCGGTGACGTCATCATTCCAAACCCACTAGATACATTCAGCAATGTGCAGATGCCTAATTCCACAGACCAAACAGAAGCACTTCCACTCGTGGTTCGCAAAAACTCATCTGACCAATCTGCATCTGCCCCACCGCCTGGTGGCCATCACGCTTCTCTGCATCAGTCTCCACTCTCGGCCACCACGGGCTTCACCACATCTTCTTTCCGCCATCCCTTTCCGCTTCCCCTCATGGCATACCCATTTCAGAATCCCTTAGGTGCTCCATCTGCCTCCTTTCCAGGGAAAGATAGAGCCTCCCCAGAATCCTTAGACTTAACTAGGGAGACCACGAGTCTGAGGACCAAGATGTCGTCGCACCATATGAATCACCATCCTTGTTCACCAGCACACCCTCCCAGCACAGCTGAAGGCCTCTCTTTGTCTCTCATAAAGTCTGAGTGTGGTGACCTACAAGATATGTCTGAAATCTCACCTTACTCGGGAAGTGCA ATGCAGGAAGGTCTGTCACCCAATCACTTGAAAAAGGCCAAGCTCATGTTCTTTTACACCCGGTACCCAAGTTCCAATATGCTGAAAACCTACTTCTCAGATGTAAAg TTCAACAGATGCATTACCTCTCAGCTCATCAAGTGGTTTAGCAATTTCCGTGAGTTTTACTACATTCAGATGGAGAAGTATGCGCGTCAGGCCATCAACGATGGGGTCACAAGTACTGAAGAGCTGTCTATAACCAGAGACTGCGAGCTATACAGGGCTCTGAACATGCACTACAATAAAGCAAATGACTTTGAG
- the PROX1 gene encoding prospero homeobox protein 1 isoform X4, giving the protein MPDHDSTALLSRQTKRRRVDIGVKRTVGTASAFFAKARATFFSAMNPQGSEQDVEYSVVQHADGEKSNVLRKLLKRANSYEDAMMPFPGATIISQLLKNNMNKNGGTEPSFQASGLSSTGSEVHQEDVCSNSSRDSPQECLSPFGRPAMSQFDMDRLCDEHLRAKRARVENIIRGMSHSPSVALRGNENEREMAPQSVSPRESYRENKRKQKLPQQQQQSFQQLVSARKEQKREERRQLKQQLEDMQKQLRQLQEKFYQIYDSTDSENDEDGNLSEDSMRSEIMDARARDSLGRSDNEMCELDPGQFIDRARALIREQEIAENKPKREGPKEKEHRPNSFHPEGKHLAETLKQELNTAMSQVVDTVVKVFSSKPSRQLPQVFPPLQIPQARFAVNGENHNFHTTNQRLQCFGDVIIPNPLDTFSNVQMPNSTDQTEALPLVVRKNSSDQSASAPPPGGHHASLHQSPLSATTGFTTSSFRHPFPLPLMAYPFQNPLGAPSASFPGKDRASPESLDLTRETTSLRTKMSSHHMNHHPCSPAHPPSTAEGLSLSLIKSECGDLQDMSEISPYSGSAMQEGLSPNHLKKAKLMFFYTRYPSSNMLKTYFSDVKFNRCITSQLIKWFSNFREFYYIQMEKYARQAINDGVTSTEELSITRDCELYRALNMHYNKANDFEVPERFLEVAQITLREFFNAIIAGKDVDPSWKKAIYKVICKLDSEVPEIFKSPNCLQELLHE; this is encoded by the exons ATGCCTGACCATGACAGCACAGCCCTCTTAAGCAGGCAAACCAAGAGAAGAAGAGTTGATATTGGAGTGAAAAGGACGGTAGGGACAGCATCTGCATTTTTTGCAAAGGCAAGAGCAACATTTTTTAGTGCCATGAATCCCCAAGGTTCAGAGCAGGATGTTGAGTATTCAGTGGTGCAGCATGCAGATGGGGAAAAGTCAAATGTACTCCGCAAGCTGCTGAAGAGGGCGAACTCGTATGAAGATGCCATGATGCCTTTTCCAGGAGCAACCATAATTTCCCAGCTGTTGAAAAATAACATGAACAAAAATGGTGGCACAGAGCCCAGTTTCCAAGCCAGCGGTCTCTCTAGTACAGGCTCAGAAGTACATCAGGAGGATGTATGCAGCAACTCTTCAAGAGACAGCCCCCAAGAGTGTCTTTCCCCTTTTGGCAGGCCTGCTATGAGCCAGTTTGATATGGATCGGTTATGTGACGAGCACCTGAGAGCTAAGCGCGCCCGGGTTGAGAATATAATTCGGGGTATGAGCCATTCCCCCAGTGTGGCATTAAGgggcaatgaaaatgaaagaGAGATGGCTCCGCAGTCTGTAAGTCCCCGAGAAAGCTACAGAGAAAACAAACGCAAGCAAAAGCTGCCTCAACAGCAGCAACAGAGTTTCCAGCAGCTGGTTTCAGCTCGAAAAGAACAGAAGCGAGAGGAGCGCAGACAGCTGAAACAGCAGCTGGAGGACATGCAGAAACAGCTGCGCCAGCTGCAGGAAAAGTTCTACCAAATCTATGACAGCACTGATTCCGAAAATGATGAAGATGGTAACCTGTCTGAAGACAGCATGCGTTCAGAAATCATGGATGCTAGAGCAAGGGATTCTCTTGGCAGGTCAGATAATGAAATGTGTGAGTTAGACCCAGGGCAGTTCATTGATCGTGCAAGAGCCCTGATCAGGGAACAAGAAATAGCCGAAAATAAGCCTAAAAGAGAAGGTCCTAAGGAAAAAGAGCACAGGCCAAACTCTTTCCATCCAGAAGGCAAACATTTGGCTGAGACCTTGAAACAGGAACTGAACACTGCCATGTCACAAGTTGTGGACACAGTGGTTAAAGTTTTCTCATCCAAGCCCTCCCGCCAGCTTCCTCAGGTCTTTCCGCCTCTTCAAATCCCACAAGCAAGATTTGCAGTTAATGGGGAAAACCACAACTTCCATACCACAAACCAGCGCCTGCAGTGCTTCGGTGACGTCATCATTCCAAACCCACTAGATACATTCAGCAATGTGCAGATGCCTAATTCCACAGACCAAACAGAAGCACTTCCACTCGTGGTTCGCAAAAACTCATCTGACCAATCTGCATCTGCCCCACCGCCTGGTGGCCATCACGCTTCTCTGCATCAGTCTCCACTCTCGGCCACCACGGGCTTCACCACATCTTCTTTCCGCCATCCCTTTCCGCTTCCCCTCATGGCATACCCATTTCAGAATCCCTTAGGTGCTCCATCTGCCTCCTTTCCAGGGAAAGATAGAGCCTCCCCAGAATCCTTAGACTTAACTAGGGAGACCACGAGTCTGAGGACCAAGATGTCGTCGCACCATATGAATCACCATCCTTGTTCACCAGCACACCCTCCCAGCACAGCTGAAGGCCTCTCTTTGTCTCTCATAAAGTCTGAGTGTGGTGACCTACAAGATATGTCTGAAATCTCACCTTACTCGGGAAGTGCA ATGCAGGAAGGTCTGTCACCCAATCACTTGAAAAAGGCCAAGCTCATGTTCTTTTACACCCGGTACCCAAGTTCCAATATGCTGAAAACCTACTTCTCAGATGTAAAg TTCAACAGATGCATTACCTCTCAGCTCATCAAGTGGTTTAGCAATTTCCGTGAGTTTTACTACATTCAGATGGAGAAGTATGCGCGTCAGGCCATCAACGATGGGGTCACAAGTACTGAAGAGCTGTCTATAACCAGAGACTGCGAGCTATACAGGGCTCTGAACATGCACTACAATAAAGCAAATGACTTTGAG
- the PROX1 gene encoding prospero homeobox protein 1 isoform X5 has protein sequence MPDHDSTALLSRQTKRRRVDIGVKRTVGTASAFFAKARATFFSAMNPQGSEQDVEYSVVQHADGEKSNVLRKLLKRANSYEDAMMPFPGATIISQLLKNNMNKNGGTEPSFQASGLSSTGSEVHQEDVCSNSSRDSPQECLSPFGRPAMSQFDMDRLCDEHLRAKRARVENIIRGMSHSPSVALRGNENEREMAPQSVSPRESYRENKRKQKLPQQQQQSFQQLVSARKEQKREERRQLKQQLEDMQKQLRQLQEKFYQIYDSTDSENDEDGNLSEDSMRSEIMDARARDSLGRSDNEMCELDPGQFIDRARALIREQEIAENKPKREGPKEKEHRPNSFHPEGKHLAETLKQELNTAMSQVVDTVVKVFSSKPSRQLPQVFPPLQIPQARFAVNGENHNFHTTNQRLQCFGDVIIPNPLDTFSNVQMPNSTDQTEALPLVVRKNSSDQSASAPPPGGHHASLHQSPLSATTGFTTSSFRHPFPLPLMAYPFQNPLGAPSASFPGKDRASPESLDLTRETTSLRTKMSSHHMNHHPCSPAHPPSTAEGLSLSLIKSECGDLQDMSEISPYSGSAMQEGLSPNHLKKAKLMFFYTRYPSSNMLKTYFSDVKHHSSRRSPKCFTNCLYRDHSPTTEMQPPPWWNATAILGQQHHTTVDFNRCITSQLIKWFSNFREFYYIQMEKYARQAINDGVTSTEELSITRDCELYRALNMHYNKANDFEKHLH, from the exons ATGCCTGACCATGACAGCACAGCCCTCTTAAGCAGGCAAACCAAGAGAAGAAGAGTTGATATTGGAGTGAAAAGGACGGTAGGGACAGCATCTGCATTTTTTGCAAAGGCAAGAGCAACATTTTTTAGTGCCATGAATCCCCAAGGTTCAGAGCAGGATGTTGAGTATTCAGTGGTGCAGCATGCAGATGGGGAAAAGTCAAATGTACTCCGCAAGCTGCTGAAGAGGGCGAACTCGTATGAAGATGCCATGATGCCTTTTCCAGGAGCAACCATAATTTCCCAGCTGTTGAAAAATAACATGAACAAAAATGGTGGCACAGAGCCCAGTTTCCAAGCCAGCGGTCTCTCTAGTACAGGCTCAGAAGTACATCAGGAGGATGTATGCAGCAACTCTTCAAGAGACAGCCCCCAAGAGTGTCTTTCCCCTTTTGGCAGGCCTGCTATGAGCCAGTTTGATATGGATCGGTTATGTGACGAGCACCTGAGAGCTAAGCGCGCCCGGGTTGAGAATATAATTCGGGGTATGAGCCATTCCCCCAGTGTGGCATTAAGgggcaatgaaaatgaaagaGAGATGGCTCCGCAGTCTGTAAGTCCCCGAGAAAGCTACAGAGAAAACAAACGCAAGCAAAAGCTGCCTCAACAGCAGCAACAGAGTTTCCAGCAGCTGGTTTCAGCTCGAAAAGAACAGAAGCGAGAGGAGCGCAGACAGCTGAAACAGCAGCTGGAGGACATGCAGAAACAGCTGCGCCAGCTGCAGGAAAAGTTCTACCAAATCTATGACAGCACTGATTCCGAAAATGATGAAGATGGTAACCTGTCTGAAGACAGCATGCGTTCAGAAATCATGGATGCTAGAGCAAGGGATTCTCTTGGCAGGTCAGATAATGAAATGTGTGAGTTAGACCCAGGGCAGTTCATTGATCGTGCAAGAGCCCTGATCAGGGAACAAGAAATAGCCGAAAATAAGCCTAAAAGAGAAGGTCCTAAGGAAAAAGAGCACAGGCCAAACTCTTTCCATCCAGAAGGCAAACATTTGGCTGAGACCTTGAAACAGGAACTGAACACTGCCATGTCACAAGTTGTGGACACAGTGGTTAAAGTTTTCTCATCCAAGCCCTCCCGCCAGCTTCCTCAGGTCTTTCCGCCTCTTCAAATCCCACAAGCAAGATTTGCAGTTAATGGGGAAAACCACAACTTCCATACCACAAACCAGCGCCTGCAGTGCTTCGGTGACGTCATCATTCCAAACCCACTAGATACATTCAGCAATGTGCAGATGCCTAATTCCACAGACCAAACAGAAGCACTTCCACTCGTGGTTCGCAAAAACTCATCTGACCAATCTGCATCTGCCCCACCGCCTGGTGGCCATCACGCTTCTCTGCATCAGTCTCCACTCTCGGCCACCACGGGCTTCACCACATCTTCTTTCCGCCATCCCTTTCCGCTTCCCCTCATGGCATACCCATTTCAGAATCCCTTAGGTGCTCCATCTGCCTCCTTTCCAGGGAAAGATAGAGCCTCCCCAGAATCCTTAGACTTAACTAGGGAGACCACGAGTCTGAGGACCAAGATGTCGTCGCACCATATGAATCACCATCCTTGTTCACCAGCACACCCTCCCAGCACAGCTGAAGGCCTCTCTTTGTCTCTCATAAAGTCTGAGTGTGGTGACCTACAAGATATGTCTGAAATCTCACCTTACTCGGGAAGTGCA ATGCAGGAAGGTCTGTCACCCAATCACTTGAAAAAGGCCAAGCTCATGTTCTTTTACACCCGGTACCCAAGTTCCAATATGCTGAAAACCTACTTCTCAGATGTAAAg caccattcaTCCAGAAGAagcccaaagtgctttacaaactgcCTATATAGGGATcactcacccaccactgaaatgcagccacctccgtGGTGGAACGCgacagccattctgggtcagcAACACCACACAACAGTAGAT TTCAACAGATGCATTACCTCTCAGCTCATCAAGTGGTTTAGCAATTTCCGTGAGTTTTACTACATTCAGATGGAGAAGTATGCGCGTCAGGCCATCAACGATGGGGTCACAAGTACTGAAGAGCTGTCTATAACCAGAGACTGCGAGCTATACAGGGCTCTGAACATGCACTACAATAAAGCAAATGACTTTGAG
- the PROX1 gene encoding prospero homeobox protein 1 isoform X2 — translation MPDHDSTALLSRQTKRRRVDIGVKRTVGTASAFFAKARATFFSAMNPQGSEQDVEYSVVQHADGEKSNVLRKLLKRANSYEDAMMPFPGATIISQLLKNNMNKNGGTEPSFQASGLSSTGSEVHQEDVCSNSSRDSPQECLSPFGRPAMSQFDMDRLCDEHLRAKRARVENIIRGMSHSPSVALRGNENEREMAPQSVSPRESYRENKRKQKLPQQQQQSFQQLVSARKEQKREERRQLKQQLEDMQKQLRQLQEKFYQIYDSTDSENDEDGNLSEDSMRSEIMDARARDSLGRSDNEMCELDPGQFIDRARALIREQEIAENKPKREGPKEKEHRPNSFHPEGKHLAETLKQELNTAMSQVVDTVVKVFSSKPSRQLPQVFPPLQIPQARFAVNGENHNFHTTNQRLQCFGDVIIPNPLDTFSNVQMPNSTDQTEALPLVVRKNSSDQSASAPPPGGHHASLHQSPLSATTGFTTSSFRHPFPLPLMAYPFQNPLGAPSASFPGKDRASPESLDLTRETTSLRTKMSSHHMNHHPCSPAHPPSTAEGLSLSLIKSECGDLQDMSEISPYSGSAMQEGLSPNHLKKAKLMFFYTRYPSSNMLKTYFSDVKHHSSRRSPKCFTNCLYRDHSPTTEMQPPPWWNATAILGQQHHTTVDFNRCITSQLIKWFSNFREFYYIQMEKYARQAINDGVTSTEELSITRDCELYRALNMHYNKANDFEVPERFLEVAQITLREFFNAIIAGKDVDPSWKKAIYKVICKLDSEVPEIFKSPNCLQELLHE, via the exons ATGCCTGACCATGACAGCACAGCCCTCTTAAGCAGGCAAACCAAGAGAAGAAGAGTTGATATTGGAGTGAAAAGGACGGTAGGGACAGCATCTGCATTTTTTGCAAAGGCAAGAGCAACATTTTTTAGTGCCATGAATCCCCAAGGTTCAGAGCAGGATGTTGAGTATTCAGTGGTGCAGCATGCAGATGGGGAAAAGTCAAATGTACTCCGCAAGCTGCTGAAGAGGGCGAACTCGTATGAAGATGCCATGATGCCTTTTCCAGGAGCAACCATAATTTCCCAGCTGTTGAAAAATAACATGAACAAAAATGGTGGCACAGAGCCCAGTTTCCAAGCCAGCGGTCTCTCTAGTACAGGCTCAGAAGTACATCAGGAGGATGTATGCAGCAACTCTTCAAGAGACAGCCCCCAAGAGTGTCTTTCCCCTTTTGGCAGGCCTGCTATGAGCCAGTTTGATATGGATCGGTTATGTGACGAGCACCTGAGAGCTAAGCGCGCCCGGGTTGAGAATATAATTCGGGGTATGAGCCATTCCCCCAGTGTGGCATTAAGgggcaatgaaaatgaaagaGAGATGGCTCCGCAGTCTGTAAGTCCCCGAGAAAGCTACAGAGAAAACAAACGCAAGCAAAAGCTGCCTCAACAGCAGCAACAGAGTTTCCAGCAGCTGGTTTCAGCTCGAAAAGAACAGAAGCGAGAGGAGCGCAGACAGCTGAAACAGCAGCTGGAGGACATGCAGAAACAGCTGCGCCAGCTGCAGGAAAAGTTCTACCAAATCTATGACAGCACTGATTCCGAAAATGATGAAGATGGTAACCTGTCTGAAGACAGCATGCGTTCAGAAATCATGGATGCTAGAGCAAGGGATTCTCTTGGCAGGTCAGATAATGAAATGTGTGAGTTAGACCCAGGGCAGTTCATTGATCGTGCAAGAGCCCTGATCAGGGAACAAGAAATAGCCGAAAATAAGCCTAAAAGAGAAGGTCCTAAGGAAAAAGAGCACAGGCCAAACTCTTTCCATCCAGAAGGCAAACATTTGGCTGAGACCTTGAAACAGGAACTGAACACTGCCATGTCACAAGTTGTGGACACAGTGGTTAAAGTTTTCTCATCCAAGCCCTCCCGCCAGCTTCCTCAGGTCTTTCCGCCTCTTCAAATCCCACAAGCAAGATTTGCAGTTAATGGGGAAAACCACAACTTCCATACCACAAACCAGCGCCTGCAGTGCTTCGGTGACGTCATCATTCCAAACCCACTAGATACATTCAGCAATGTGCAGATGCCTAATTCCACAGACCAAACAGAAGCACTTCCACTCGTGGTTCGCAAAAACTCATCTGACCAATCTGCATCTGCCCCACCGCCTGGTGGCCATCACGCTTCTCTGCATCAGTCTCCACTCTCGGCCACCACGGGCTTCACCACATCTTCTTTCCGCCATCCCTTTCCGCTTCCCCTCATGGCATACCCATTTCAGAATCCCTTAGGTGCTCCATCTGCCTCCTTTCCAGGGAAAGATAGAGCCTCCCCAGAATCCTTAGACTTAACTAGGGAGACCACGAGTCTGAGGACCAAGATGTCGTCGCACCATATGAATCACCATCCTTGTTCACCAGCACACCCTCCCAGCACAGCTGAAGGCCTCTCTTTGTCTCTCATAAAGTCTGAGTGTGGTGACCTACAAGATATGTCTGAAATCTCACCTTACTCGGGAAGTGCA ATGCAGGAAGGTCTGTCACCCAATCACTTGAAAAAGGCCAAGCTCATGTTCTTTTACACCCGGTACCCAAGTTCCAATATGCTGAAAACCTACTTCTCAGATGTAAAg caccattcaTCCAGAAGAagcccaaagtgctttacaaactgcCTATATAGGGATcactcacccaccactgaaatgcagccacctccgtGGTGGAACGCgacagccattctgggtcagcAACACCACACAACAGTAGAT TTCAACAGATGCATTACCTCTCAGCTCATCAAGTGGTTTAGCAATTTCCGTGAGTTTTACTACATTCAGATGGAGAAGTATGCGCGTCAGGCCATCAACGATGGGGTCACAAGTACTGAAGAGCTGTCTATAACCAGAGACTGCGAGCTATACAGGGCTCTGAACATGCACTACAATAAAGCAAATGACTTTGAG
- the PROX1 gene encoding prospero homeobox protein 1 isoform X1, whose amino-acid sequence MPDHDSTALLSRQTKRRRVDIGVKRTVGTASAFFAKARATFFSAMNPQGSEQDVEYSVVQHADGEKSNVLRKLLKRANSYEDAMMPFPGATIISQLLKNNMNKNGGTEPSFQASGLSSTGSEVHQEDVCSNSSRDSPQECLSPFGRPAMSQFDMDRLCDEHLRAKRARVENIIRGMSHSPSVALRGNENEREMAPQSVSPRESYRENKRKQKLPQQQQQSFQQLVSARKEQKREERRQLKQQLEDMQKQLRQLQEKFYQIYDSTDSENDEDGNLSEDSMRSEIMDARARDSLGRSDNEMCELDPGQFIDRARALIREQEIAENKPKREGPKEKEHRPNSFHPEGKHLAETLKQELNTAMSQVVDTVVKVFSSKPSRQLPQVFPPLQIPQARFAVNGENHNFHTTNQRLQCFGDVIIPNPLDTFSNVQMPNSTDQTEALPLVVRKNSSDQSASAPPPGGHHASLHQSPLSATTGFTTSSFRHPFPLPLMAYPFQNPLGAPSASFPGKDRASPESLDLTRETTSLRTKMSSHHMNHHPCSPAHPPSTAEGLSLSLIKSECGDLQDMSEISPYSGSAMQEGLSPNHLKKAKLMFFYTRYPSSNMLKTYFSDVKHHSSRRSPKCFTNCLYRDHSPTTEMQPPPWWNATAILGQQHHTTVDFNRCITSQLIKWFSNFREFYYIQMEKYARQAINDGVTSTEELSITRDCELYRALNMHYNKANDFEQVPERFLEVAQITLREFFNAIIAGKDVDPSWKKAIYKVICKLDSEVPEIFKSPNCLQELLHE is encoded by the exons ATGCCTGACCATGACAGCACAGCCCTCTTAAGCAGGCAAACCAAGAGAAGAAGAGTTGATATTGGAGTGAAAAGGACGGTAGGGACAGCATCTGCATTTTTTGCAAAGGCAAGAGCAACATTTTTTAGTGCCATGAATCCCCAAGGTTCAGAGCAGGATGTTGAGTATTCAGTGGTGCAGCATGCAGATGGGGAAAAGTCAAATGTACTCCGCAAGCTGCTGAAGAGGGCGAACTCGTATGAAGATGCCATGATGCCTTTTCCAGGAGCAACCATAATTTCCCAGCTGTTGAAAAATAACATGAACAAAAATGGTGGCACAGAGCCCAGTTTCCAAGCCAGCGGTCTCTCTAGTACAGGCTCAGAAGTACATCAGGAGGATGTATGCAGCAACTCTTCAAGAGACAGCCCCCAAGAGTGTCTTTCCCCTTTTGGCAGGCCTGCTATGAGCCAGTTTGATATGGATCGGTTATGTGACGAGCACCTGAGAGCTAAGCGCGCCCGGGTTGAGAATATAATTCGGGGTATGAGCCATTCCCCCAGTGTGGCATTAAGgggcaatgaaaatgaaagaGAGATGGCTCCGCAGTCTGTAAGTCCCCGAGAAAGCTACAGAGAAAACAAACGCAAGCAAAAGCTGCCTCAACAGCAGCAACAGAGTTTCCAGCAGCTGGTTTCAGCTCGAAAAGAACAGAAGCGAGAGGAGCGCAGACAGCTGAAACAGCAGCTGGAGGACATGCAGAAACAGCTGCGCCAGCTGCAGGAAAAGTTCTACCAAATCTATGACAGCACTGATTCCGAAAATGATGAAGATGGTAACCTGTCTGAAGACAGCATGCGTTCAGAAATCATGGATGCTAGAGCAAGGGATTCTCTTGGCAGGTCAGATAATGAAATGTGTGAGTTAGACCCAGGGCAGTTCATTGATCGTGCAAGAGCCCTGATCAGGGAACAAGAAATAGCCGAAAATAAGCCTAAAAGAGAAGGTCCTAAGGAAAAAGAGCACAGGCCAAACTCTTTCCATCCAGAAGGCAAACATTTGGCTGAGACCTTGAAACAGGAACTGAACACTGCCATGTCACAAGTTGTGGACACAGTGGTTAAAGTTTTCTCATCCAAGCCCTCCCGCCAGCTTCCTCAGGTCTTTCCGCCTCTTCAAATCCCACAAGCAAGATTTGCAGTTAATGGGGAAAACCACAACTTCCATACCACAAACCAGCGCCTGCAGTGCTTCGGTGACGTCATCATTCCAAACCCACTAGATACATTCAGCAATGTGCAGATGCCTAATTCCACAGACCAAACAGAAGCACTTCCACTCGTGGTTCGCAAAAACTCATCTGACCAATCTGCATCTGCCCCACCGCCTGGTGGCCATCACGCTTCTCTGCATCAGTCTCCACTCTCGGCCACCACGGGCTTCACCACATCTTCTTTCCGCCATCCCTTTCCGCTTCCCCTCATGGCATACCCATTTCAGAATCCCTTAGGTGCTCCATCTGCCTCCTTTCCAGGGAAAGATAGAGCCTCCCCAGAATCCTTAGACTTAACTAGGGAGACCACGAGTCTGAGGACCAAGATGTCGTCGCACCATATGAATCACCATCCTTGTTCACCAGCACACCCTCCCAGCACAGCTGAAGGCCTCTCTTTGTCTCTCATAAAGTCTGAGTGTGGTGACCTACAAGATATGTCTGAAATCTCACCTTACTCGGGAAGTGCA ATGCAGGAAGGTCTGTCACCCAATCACTTGAAAAAGGCCAAGCTCATGTTCTTTTACACCCGGTACCCAAGTTCCAATATGCTGAAAACCTACTTCTCAGATGTAAAg caccattcaTCCAGAAGAagcccaaagtgctttacaaactgcCTATATAGGGATcactcacccaccactgaaatgcagccacctccgtGGTGGAACGCgacagccattctgggtcagcAACACCACACAACAGTAGAT TTCAACAGATGCATTACCTCTCAGCTCATCAAGTGGTTTAGCAATTTCCGTGAGTTTTACTACATTCAGATGGAGAAGTATGCGCGTCAGGCCATCAACGATGGGGTCACAAGTACTGAAGAGCTGTCTATAACCAGAGACTGCGAGCTATACAGGGCTCTGAACATGCACTACAATAAAGCAAATGACTTTGAG